The nucleotide sequence CGACCCCGAGTTCCTCCTCGCGGCGATCCGCACGGTGCATTCGGGGTCGGCGGTGATCGCAGCATCCGCCACTCGGGAGCTGTTCGAGAGCTTCACGGATGCTGCGCCCCGCCCGGTCCCGCCCGCCTACGCCGAGCTCACCGAGCGCGAGCGCGAGATCTTCGCCCTCGCCGCGCGCGGCCTGTCGAACGCCGAGATCGCCGCCCGCGAGTACCTCTCCGAGGCGACGGTGAAGACGCACATCAGCCGCATCCTCACCAAGCTCGGCCTGCGCGACCGCGTGCAGCTCGTGGTCTTCGCCTTCGAGCACGGCCTCGCGTAGCTCGTCCCCG is from Microbacterium sp. LWH3-1.2 and encodes:
- a CDS encoding response regulator transcription factor, encoding MIRVALVDDQSLFRAGIRMLVDSQPDLEVVAEASDGREAIEAVRQSRPDVVLMDIRMPVMDGLAATAELLTDPEPPRIVMLTTFDLDEAAARAIRQGASGFLLKDADPEFLLAAIRTVHSGSAVIAASATRELFESFTDAAPRPVPPAYAELTEREREIFALAARGLSNAEIAAREYLSEATVKTHISRILTKLGLRDRVQLVVFAFEHGLA